Proteins encoded together in one Fibrobacter sp. UWH4 window:
- a CDS encoding molybdopterin-synthase adenylyltransferase MoeB produces the protein MAFTNEQLERYSRHIILKEVGAKGQKKLLNAKVLVIGAGGLGAPVAMYLAAAGVGTIGIADADVVDLSNLQRQIIHATQDVGKPKVQSAKETMEAMNPDVKVITYHTFVTSENILDLIKDYDFIIDGTDNFPAKFLINDACVMAKKPFSHAGIIRFQGQLMTCVPGQGPCYRCVFKEPPPKDAVPTCKQAGVIGAMGGVIGSLQAMEAVKYILGVGNLLTGYLLTYNALTMEFRKVKLPTHTEDCAVCGTHPTITQLIDYEQAVCDLKH, from the coding sequence ATGGCTTTTACTAACGAACAACTGGAGCGCTATTCGCGCCACATCATCTTGAAAGAGGTGGGCGCGAAGGGCCAGAAGAAGCTCCTGAACGCAAAAGTTCTCGTGATTGGTGCTGGTGGCCTCGGTGCCCCTGTAGCCATGTACCTTGCTGCAGCAGGCGTGGGCACCATCGGCATTGCCGATGCCGACGTGGTCGACCTTTCCAATCTGCAGCGCCAGATTATCCATGCCACGCAGGATGTGGGCAAGCCCAAGGTGCAGTCCGCGAAAGAGACGATGGAAGCGATGAATCCCGACGTGAAGGTGATTACGTACCATACCTTTGTGACGAGCGAAAACATTCTTGACCTCATCAAGGATTACGATTTCATCATCGACGGCACGGATAATTTCCCGGCGAAGTTCCTCATTAACGACGCCTGCGTGATGGCGAAGAAACCTTTCTCCCATGCGGGAATCATCCGCTTCCAGGGGCAGCTTATGACGTGTGTTCCGGGCCAGGGCCCTTGCTACCGCTGCGTGTTCAAGGAGCCGCCTCCGAAAGATGCTGTGCCGACATGCAAGCAGGCGGGCGTGATTGGCGCGATGGGCGGCGTTATCGGTAGTCTGCAGGCGATGGAAGCCGTCAAGTACATTCTCGGTGTAGGTAACCTGCTCACGGGCTACTTGCTCACTTACAATGCGCTCACGATGGAATTCCGCAAGGTGAAGCTCCCGACGCATACCGAAGACTGCGCCGTGTGCGGCACGCACCCGACCATCACCCAGCTCATCGACTACGAACAGGCGGTTTGCGATTTGAAGCATTAG
- a CDS encoding cysteine desulfurase gives MITNNPDTRSLEELAGVPNAAELEQLANEYFPDLTDSAYAATPAAPEVQNASAAQGVSAAQGAAAISQTPAFDWEHPFATYGDQPTSSAPFAYGGNSADTWLNSVEAPAVPEAEFVSQFGDVPAAPAPAQGYSPKVVSKTQAAQNARPIDAPTSLGGDSVNKAGNANSGSNSRNESIRIGSKTLAQIRADFPILSKQVNGHPLVWLDNGATTQRPQVVIDRLKYYYENENSNVHRGAHTLAAISTDAYENARNIVRDFIGAPSSQEIVFVRGTTEAINLVANAYVKPTLQPGDEIIVSILEHHANIVPWQLIAEETGAIIKVIPCDSTGQLKLHDYEALFTKRTKFVSVTHVSNVLGTVTPIEELIAIAHRHGVRILIDGAQSIAHIPVNVSALDADFFVFSGHKVFAPTGIGVVYGKKELLEAARPYHGGGNMIADVTFERTIYNGIPNKFEAGTGSIADAVGLGAALQYLSEIGMPCVFRWEHELLQYGLKELKTVKGLHLVGTALNKASALAFKLDGYSDEEVGKRLDAYGVAVRTGHHCAQPVLRHFGYETTVRPTLALYNSPDDIDALVRALKTFA, from the coding sequence ATGATTACGAATAATCCAGATACCAGATCGCTGGAAGAGCTCGCCGGAGTTCCCAATGCGGCTGAACTGGAGCAGTTGGCAAATGAGTACTTTCCCGACTTGACGGACAGTGCCTATGCTGCAACTCCCGCGGCACCCGAAGTGCAGAATGCTTCTGCGGCTCAGGGAGTGAGCGCCGCCCAAGGAGCGGCTGCCATCAGCCAGACTCCCGCATTCGACTGGGAACATCCGTTTGCGACCTATGGCGACCAGCCGACTTCTTCGGCTCCGTTTGCCTATGGTGGCAATTCCGCCGATACCTGGCTCAATTCCGTGGAAGCCCCTGCGGTTCCCGAAGCAGAATTTGTGTCGCAGTTCGGTGATGTTCCAGCAGCGCCCGCACCGGCACAGGGTTACTCCCCGAAGGTCGTGTCCAAAACGCAGGCTGCACAGAACGCTCGTCCGATAGACGCTCCGACATCTCTCGGCGGCGATTCCGTGAACAAGGCCGGCAACGCAAACAGCGGCTCCAATTCCCGCAACGAATCCATCCGCATTGGTTCCAAGACACTTGCACAGATTCGCGCCGATTTCCCGATTCTTTCGAAACAGGTAAACGGGCATCCGCTCGTTTGGCTCGATAACGGTGCTACGACGCAGCGCCCGCAAGTGGTGATTGATCGCCTCAAGTACTACTACGAAAACGAGAACTCCAACGTGCACCGTGGTGCCCATACACTCGCGGCCATATCGACGGATGCCTACGAAAACGCCCGTAACATCGTGCGCGACTTTATCGGGGCTCCGTCTTCGCAGGAAATCGTTTTTGTGCGCGGTACCACCGAAGCAATCAACTTGGTGGCTAACGCCTACGTGAAACCGACGCTCCAGCCGGGCGACGAAATCATCGTCTCCATTTTGGAACACCACGCCAACATTGTGCCGTGGCAGCTCATCGCCGAAGAAACAGGCGCTATCATCAAGGTGATTCCCTGCGATTCTACCGGCCAGCTCAAGTTGCACGATTACGAGGCTCTGTTCACGAAGCGCACCAAGTTCGTCTCAGTGACGCATGTCTCGAACGTGCTCGGTACGGTCACCCCGATTGAAGAACTCATCGCCATCGCCCACAGGCACGGCGTGAGAATCCTCATTGACGGTGCGCAGTCCATCGCGCACATTCCGGTGAACGTTTCCGCCCTCGACGCAGACTTCTTCGTGTTCTCTGGACACAAGGTGTTTGCCCCGACCGGTATCGGTGTCGTTTACGGCAAGAAGGAATTGCTGGAAGCGGCCCGCCCGTACCACGGCGGCGGCAACATGATTGCCGACGTGACCTTCGAACGCACCATCTACAACGGAATCCCGAACAAGTTCGAGGCAGGAACCGGAAGCATCGCTGACGCCGTTGGCTTGGGTGCTGCACTCCAGTATCTCTCCGAAATCGGGATGCCCTGCGTATTCCGCTGGGAACATGAACTGTTGCAGTATGGCCTCAAGGAACTGAAGACCGTCAAGGGTCTGCACCTTGTAGGCACGGCACTCAACAAGGCATCTGCTCTCGCCTTCAAGCTCGACGGTTATTCCGACGAAGAAGTGGGCAAGAGGCTTGACGCCTACGGTGTTGCCGTGCGTACAGGTCACCACTGCGCACAGCCGGTGCTCAGGCATTTCGGTTACGAAACAACCGTTCGCCCGACGCTTGCGCTATACAACTCTCCGGACGACATCGACGCTCTCGTGAGGGCGCTGAAGACGTTTGCATAA
- a CDS encoding sulfurtransferase TusA family protein, which produces MAEFKIDDTIDITDVVCPTTFVKAKVALEELDEGQILSIRLNDGEPVQNVPRSIKEEGHEILKLDDNQDGTYTLIVKKVGE; this is translated from the coding sequence ATGGCAGAATTTAAGATTGACGATACGATCGATATTACCGATGTCGTGTGCCCGACCACTTTCGTGAAGGCGAAGGTCGCTCTGGAAGAACTTGACGAAGGCCAAATTCTTTCTATCCGCTTGAACGATGGTGAACCGGTGCAAAATGTGCCGCGCAGCATCAAGGAAGAAGGCCATGAAATTCTCAAACTCGACGACAATCAAGATGGAACTTACACACTTATCGTGAAAAAGGTCGGTGAATAA
- the thiS gene encoding sulfur carrier protein ThiS: MIITVAGNKKEYKDGLTVAELIEAEKIDNPLYVTVSVNEAFVEGGTFDKAVLKDGDSVEFLYFMGGGC; this comes from the coding sequence ATGATTATTACTGTTGCAGGAAACAAGAAAGAATACAAGGATGGTCTCACCGTAGCAGAGCTGATTGAAGCCGAGAAGATTGATAACCCGCTTTACGTGACCGTTTCGGTGAACGAGGCGTTTGTCGAGGGCGGAACTTTTGACAAGGCCGTTCTCAAGGACGGTGACAGCGTCGAGTTCCTCTACTTCATGGGAGGCGGCTGCTAA
- a CDS encoding family 2A encapsulin nanocompartment shell protein: MANETTDKKVGINALGAKAAYNLANVTKTKPQYGALTPKWLTKFLEFKGLETGLFRVNKVVEGETPLDVLCSQTKKTDIIPEGYVEYETEPREYKLSSISTIINVNTAIEDVYSSPYDQVQEQLGLAIESLRERQESQLINNDDYGLLKNIADSQRIQPRRDDGRPTPDDLDELISKVWKEPSFFLAHPRAIAAFERECTRRGVPPVVVDIAGGKFLTWRGIPLVPTDKLLVDGVKNPKSQGGKTNILLVRTGEAKRGVIGLFQAGLKNEHSRGLSVRFRGIDNKGVASYLLSLYCSAAILADDAIAVLEDVEVGEYYDYE, encoded by the coding sequence ATGGCAAATGAAACTACTGATAAAAAAGTCGGCATCAATGCACTTGGTGCAAAGGCCGCCTATAACCTTGCTAACGTCACTAAGACTAAGCCACAATACGGTGCCCTCACTCCGAAGTGGCTCACCAAGTTCCTTGAATTCAAGGGCCTGGAAACTGGCCTGTTCCGCGTGAACAAGGTCGTAGAAGGCGAAACCCCTCTCGATGTTCTTTGCAGCCAGACCAAGAAGACGGATATTATCCCGGAAGGCTACGTTGAATACGAAACCGAACCGCGCGAATACAAGTTGAGCTCCATCTCCACGATTATCAACGTGAACACGGCGATTGAAGATGTTTACAGCTCTCCATATGACCAGGTTCAGGAACAGCTCGGTCTCGCTATCGAATCGCTCCGCGAACGTCAGGAAAGCCAGCTCATTAACAACGACGATTACGGTCTGTTGAAGAACATCGCCGATTCCCAGCGCATTCAGCCGCGTCGCGATGATGGCCGCCCCACACCGGATGATCTCGATGAACTCATTTCGAAGGTTTGGAAGGAACCGTCTTTCTTCCTCGCTCACCCGCGTGCCATTGCCGCATTCGAACGCGAATGTACCCGCCGCGGTGTGCCGCCTGTTGTCGTGGACATTGCCGGTGGCAAGTTCCTCACCTGGCGCGGAATTCCTCTGGTCCCGACCGACAAGCTCCTCGTGGACGGCGTGAAGAATCCGAAGTCCCAGGGTGGCAAGACTAACATCCTGCTTGTGCGTACTGGCGAAGCCAAGCGCGGCGTGATTGGACTTTTCCAGGCGGGTCTCAAGAACGAACATTCTCGCGGTCTCTCCGTGCGTTTCCGCGGCATCGACAACAAGGGCGTCGCTTCTTACCTGCTTTCCCTGTACTGCTCTGCGGCTATCCTTGCCGACGACGCCATTGCTGTTCTCGAAGACGTAGAGGTTGGCGAATACTATGATTACGAATAA
- the epsC gene encoding serine O-acetyltransferase EpsC, with protein sequence MHELIQESEVAKAVQTIFDDYNGNKHIDNIDIYNRPDQAEIQTILQNLIRVVYPGHFRDRTHKIYNPKNSFAVIIEDTFYHLHKQVAIALDYCKLRGTMTSEERKIESYRICKEFFAKIPQVREFLETDLHAAYDGDPAAGCLDEIILAYPGLMATTIYRIAHELYLLHVPVLPRLMTEYAHSKTGIDIHPGATIGKYFFIDHGTGIVIGETAVIGKNVKIYQGVTLGALSTRGGQKLSGKKRHPTIQDNVTIYAGASILGGETVIGENAVIGGNAFITSSVAANTRVSMKNLEMDYVSTDKKHKTEELKQSDVWYYII encoded by the coding sequence ATGCACGAATTAATCCAAGAATCTGAAGTAGCAAAAGCCGTACAAACTATTTTCGACGATTACAACGGCAACAAGCATATCGATAACATCGACATCTACAATCGACCTGACCAGGCCGAAATTCAAACGATTTTGCAGAATTTAATCCGCGTGGTTTATCCCGGGCATTTCAGGGACCGCACACACAAAATTTACAACCCGAAAAACAGCTTTGCAGTCATTATCGAAGATACTTTCTATCACCTTCACAAGCAGGTGGCGATCGCTTTGGATTATTGCAAACTGCGTGGCACGATGACATCGGAAGAACGCAAGATTGAAAGCTACCGTATTTGCAAGGAATTCTTCGCGAAGATTCCGCAGGTCCGCGAATTTCTGGAAACCGATTTGCACGCTGCTTACGACGGTGACCCCGCCGCCGGCTGCCTTGACGAAATCATTCTCGCCTACCCCGGCCTCATGGCAACAACGATTTACCGCATCGCCCATGAACTTTACCTTTTACATGTGCCTGTACTTCCACGTCTTATGACCGAATATGCACATTCCAAAACGGGCATTGATATTCACCCTGGTGCGACTATTGGCAAGTATTTCTTTATTGACCACGGCACGGGCATTGTGATTGGCGAAACCGCCGTTATCGGAAAAAATGTGAAAATTTATCAGGGAGTAACCTTGGGCGCACTTTCGACAAGAGGTGGCCAAAAACTTTCCGGCAAAAAACGTCACCCCACCATTCAAGATAATGTCACTATTTACGCAGGTGCTTCTATTCTCGGTGGCGAAACCGTCATCGGCGAAAACGCTGTCATCGGTGGCAACGCATTCATCACGAGTTCCGTTGCCGCAAATACCCGCGTAAGCATGAAGAATCTTGAAATGGATTACGTGTCTACCGATAAAAAACATAAAACGGAAGAACTCAAACAAAGCGATGTCTGGTACTACATTATTTAG